In the genome of Planctomycetota bacterium, one region contains:
- the rpsP gene encoding 30S ribosomal protein S16, producing the protein MAVRIRLTRTGRKNLPFWRIAVFDGRTRRDGKYLENLGTYDPRASKPEEKVKIDLDRYAHWISKGALPSESLERLLKHTGHLKK; encoded by the coding sequence ATGGCGGTCCGAATCCGACTGACCCGCACGGGTCGCAAGAACCTGCCCTTCTGGCGCATCGCGGTCTTCGACGGGCGCACGCGCCGGGACGGCAAGTACCTCGAAAACCTGGGAACCTACGACCCGCGCGCCTCGAAGCCCGAAGAGAAGGTGAAGATCGACCTGGACCGGTACGCCCATTGGATCTCCAAGGGGGCGCTGCCTTCGGAGTCCCTGGAACGGCTCCTCAAGCACACCGGCCATCTCAAGAAGTGA